In the genome of Mercurialis annua linkage group LG8, ddMerAnnu1.2, whole genome shotgun sequence, the window AATGGCTCCAAACAGATACGTGTCAGAAAACAATAACAAAAGTGTTCATGTGCTTCAACTCTTTAGGTTGTGTTCAATTTGTTCTAGTTGGTTCATATTAGCGAGTTTTCTAGCTTCGTATCCTCTTTTACACGCTCCACTGAGCATTTGTAGAGCACTCGCTTTTGTGCTCAAGCAATAtgaatattcttttatttataaatctaataattagaattaatatttcacatttataaacttttctaGTACAATCATTTTATATCTAAtcattattttaaacattatttttgaaaaatcaaacCGGCGATCAAATGGCCTAATTGATTCAATTgccatttaaaatattacgtttatatattttattatctcTAAAGTTATAGcatttagtaatattttatgaaattaaaaacatcaattatatcaaaaaataattaaaaatactgGATAAAGTACAGAGTCATAGTTCAAATagtatagtttttaaaaataaaaattatataattcaaatttataaatatattaattttgtctataataataaaatattaatttaactataaaaatgttaattttttctACAAGCACTTtcaattaaataactaaaaaaatatcattctttaattaatataagataataattttttttttaatactccTTTTAAATTGGTGGACAGTTTATAACGAATACGTGTAttaaaaaagtttgaattttttaaataaaataaaattatatatgaaaataacatatttGTGCTCATTAAGTATAGATGcaatttttactttttgtaatttttattatttattttagatgtttttatatttaagaagagtatatttgataattattttataaattaaatatttaatgtgtataatttaaaatttaaaaattttaaaaaatatctatcaatttgaaacaaaaaataatatcaaaagcGAGTAATGTACAACAAACCCATACTCAAGAAAGTTATTTGGTCAGTCGGTTAGTTTTCACTTTCCTTCTCCTAAAACCCCCCGAATTCCCTCCCTCTTCTTCACAATAAACCCCAAAAcacaaccaaaaaaaaatacaaaatgagCGCCACCGTTCAGCGGCTATTACGCCGCCGCATAACGATCACCGGCGGAATAATTACACAAGACCCATCAATTAAAAGAATAACCTCAATGCTTAGACACCAAAAAACAACCACCACCAGCAATTCTTCCATtacttcaaatttaaattcatattCAAGAGCTTATTTAAAGTTgcctcaattttttaaaaaatcacgaGACGTTGTTAATGACGTGTCCTCGTCTAATTCAGCTTTGAATTCTCCATTCTCGTCTGGTGTAACGGCGTCGTTTGTTGGGTGGTACTTGGGTATGGTGAAATCACGGCCAATTTTGACCAAGAGTGTTACTTGTTCGATCATTTATGTTGCTGCTGATTTTTCTTCTCAGGTAATGGGATTGGTTTTTTGGGTTTTGTTTAACTCagttttttgatttttgggtTATTTTTGTAGTTGTTtaaagttttgaaatttaatatttttttttttagtaaatgtGGGTGTTTTAGGGGTTCCTGAGATGCTAGATTTTGTTTGTTGTTGAAGTATTAGACAATTGAGGTTCATTTTGCCCCCGAAACCGGGCACGAAAGATCAAATAAGGTCAAACTCGTGGCTATGATaaaaaaacatacaaaataGACATTCTGGCTCGTTTTAGCTCCCCACTGCTGTTGTAATGGAGCGCTATATGTAAATTGGAGTCGAGGTGCCAGAAAACTATTGGATCGTGATTTGCAAAATACAAACTGGAAATTGAGGGTTAAAACGAGTCAAAACGTCAATTTAAAGGGCCTTTATGTCCAAGGTGTAAAATGAACCTTTGCtggttattatatttttattagtttttgttGAGTTTCATGTGGTCAAGACTCTAactttaggtttttttttacaGAATTATGTATGTGGAATGATATGTAAATGATGCAAGTACAAGAAATAATTTTTGGATGTAATTGTTTTATCTTAAGAATTATGTTGGTTTAATTTGATGATATCTCCACTTTTGGTTGTGATTAATTGATTTCAGAGTCTCTTTGATGGTTTAGATTTTCGAGTTGTAGTCTTTTATGGATCAGATTGTAAAGAAGTCGTCTTGTTCAGTGTTGAATTTGAGAAACTACAGTATTTTGCTTTCCGGTTTACTTATTTGAGTTGCCAATTAGTTCATTTTCTCATTCAAGGGATCGTAGTCGTTTGTCAGAAGTTGCTGTAGTTAGAACTTTTATTTCTTATAATTTATACGCTATGAAAATGCATATTTTAGGATTAAAGTTCTCGTTGATGTATTGGTTTTTGGTGTTTAGCATGAATGTATAATGCGAGCTTGTACTTTACGCTGGATTTGGAGTAATTTTGTCATTTATGGGAATTTCGTGACATATTTATGCAGACAATCGCACGTCCAGTTTCAGAGCCATATGATTTGGTGAGGTTATTACGCATGGCAGGATATGGGATGATAATTTTAGGACCATCTTTGCATTTTTGGTTTAACTTTGTGTCAAGACGCTTTCCAAAGAGAGATTTAATCACAACATTTAAGAAAATTATCATGGGCCAGACTCTATATGGACCTGCAATGACTGCTCTTTTCTTCTCCTTGAACGCACGTCTACAAGGTGAGCATAAAATTGTAGCATATTCTTTTTTTATagagaaattaatatttttaaggaAGTAATACAAGTATTTTCCGTAACATTGATAAGTATATTCATAATGTTAATATGATTTTTCACATTCTGAATTTTACATATTCGTCGAAATTTTGTGTATACATTGGTACTTTACACGACTTGTGCTTCATATCAGCTATTTTTATGTATATGCTATACGGGAAATTTTCACATTACATACTGAAGTCGTATGTTGCATAATGGCTTAACTCAGGTGAGAACAGTTCCGAGGTTGTTTCCCGGTTAAAACGAGATTTGTTCCCTACATTGATTAATGGTGTCATGTACTGGCCCTTGTGCGACTTCATCACTTTCAGATTCATCCCTGTCCATTTACAGGTATATGTTCACTTCCCTTTAGTTTTATGTTTGTTATAATCAAATTCGAAATTATTTTCGGGACTTCATG includes:
- the LOC126659821 gene encoding uncharacterized protein LOC126659821, which gives rise to MSATVQRLLRRRITITGGIITQDPSIKRITSMLRHQKTTTTSNSSITSNLNSYSRAYLKLPQFFKKSRDVVNDVSSSNSALNSPFSSGVTASFVGWYLGMVKSRPILTKSVTCSIIYVAADFSSQTIARPVSEPYDLVRLLRMAGYGMIILGPSLHFWFNFVSRRFPKRDLITTFKKIIMGQTLYGPAMTALFFSLNARLQGENSSEVVSRLKRDLFPTLINGVMYWPLCDFITFRFIPVHLQPLASNSFSYLWTIYMTSMASRERVGSSS